In Cydia pomonella isolate Wapato2018A chromosome 27, ilCydPomo1, whole genome shotgun sequence, a single genomic region encodes these proteins:
- the LOC133532459 gene encoding zinc finger protein 780B-like, giving the protein MFKQKNNTLPSRINQTRNHCEICDETIIGGSHHFKSHLFKHGVIKPRFQCKHCPRQYFRTDTYLRHMKSHKGNYCKICDKTVMGSSYKFNSHLFKHGVIKPRFECKYCPRQFFRSDTFERHMKSHEGTQKKYICDYCGRSFVDKRNLIYHFKVHDDSFHGRADIQFKCDACGVFYCENRLLQHHIRREHFNLQVKEIQYHKKNLNETWVEAVSDTKNYVKMTKVNNNVITIKKCVKVEHSLNKVKTHDLTPLLYSGRQYAKGKCDYCNKEMLKKSLRLHIQEKHLNVRKFNCETCKRSFKRHYQLVDHECGKIRRRKHRNKVAVTGHDSGNKETQK; this is encoded by the coding sequence atgttcAAGCAGAAAAACAATACCTTGCCAAGCAGAATCAATCAAACCAGGAATCACTGTGAAATATGTGATGAAACTATAATAGGTGGGTCGCATCACTTCAAGTCACATTTATTTAAACACGGCGTTATTAAACCTCGGTTTCAGTGTAAGCACTGCCCTCGCCAGTACTTCAGAACTGATACCTATTTACGGCATATGAAATCACATAAAGGgaattactgtaaaatatgtGATAAAACTGTAATGGGTAGTTCGTATAAGTTTAACTCACATTTGTTTAAACACGGTGTTATTAAACCTCGTTTTGAGTGTAAATACTGCCCTAGGCAGTTCTTCAGATCTGATACATTTGAACGCCATATGAAATCACACGAGGGGacccaaaaaaaatatatttgcgaTTATTGTGGCCGAAGTTTTGTTGATAAAAGAAATCTAATTTACCACTTTAAAGTCCATGATGACTCGTTTCACGGCCGAGCagatattcaatttaaatgtgACGCCTGCGGGGTATTTTATTGTGAGAACAGGCTCCTACAACATCATATCAGACGTGAGCATTTTAATTTGCAAGTTAAAGAAATACagtaccataaaaaaaacttaaacgaGACATGGGTCGAAGCTGTAAGTGACACTAAGAACTATGTGAAGATGACTAAAGTGAATAACAATGTGATCACTATTAAAAAATGTGTGAAAGTAGAGCATTCACTTAACAAAGTTAAAACACATGATTTAACTCCATTATTGTATTCGGGCCGGCAATATGCTAAAGGGAAATGTGATTATTGCAATAAAGAGATGCTGAAGAAAAGCCTACGGCTGCATATAcaagaaaaacatttaaatgtCCGTAAATTTAATTGTGAGACGTGCAAAAGGTCTTTTAAGCGCCATTACCAGCTGGTGGACCATGAATGTGGAAAAATTAGGAGGCGGAAGCATAGAAACAAAGTCGCAGTGACAGGGCATGATTCAGGAAATAAAGAGACACAAAAGTGA
- the LOC133532458 gene encoding uncharacterized protein LOC133532458 isoform X2: MKATKLSENCHSRSMVGVKYTYKRDLDWRTWREVTYPKKKKEVICYRCQNIVNLAESNCTNCNIGGYWVIEDNQPRCSYEILFFKNSKELCIAHFWQLNKANSNSCPVVIPLDEIYSCGVPMITKYVVNPDYSKNVSERTLPAICQTRERCEFSTVYAVTPESIVFRIVNTTNNIIYSRIMKKNRKKYVCVDNCGIFNFDTMSAIRKEDHLVLNLLNSNKKKRDNPRPKYNKNTRQKFKSVNLKLNNGAFNKNDLLEYNNNYNSEQFLLERGPSTTVNPSMCKQILLKELYRDLNEENFT, translated from the exons ATGAAAGCAACCAAGCTGTCTGAAAATTGTCATTCACGTA GTATGGTTGGTGTCAAGTACACGTACAAAAGGGACTTAGACTGGAGGACATGGAGAGAAGTAACTTATCCCAAGAAAAAAAAGGAAGTAATATGTTACAGGTgtcaaaatattgtaaatttagCTGAAAGTAATTGTACCAACTGCAATATAGGAGGATATTGG gtaATTGAGGATAACCAGCCACGATGTTCCTATGAAATACTTTTCTTCAAAAATAGTAAAGAGTTGTGTAttgcacatttttggcaattaaatAAAGCGAATTCAAACTCCTGCCCAGTTGTGATTCCCTTAGATGAAATATATAGTTGTGGAGTGCCaatgataacaaaatatgtaGTCAATCCGGATTACTCGAAAAACGTTTCTGAACGTACTTTACCCGCCATTTGTCAAACGCGGGAAAGGTGCGAATTTTCAACTGTTTATGCT GTAACCCCAGAAAGCATAGTATTCAGAATTGTAAATACAACAAACAACATAATCTACTCTAGAATCATGAAaaagaacagaaaaaaatacgtGTGCGTCGATAACTGTGGCATATTTAATTTCGACACTATGAGTGCTATAAGAAAAGAGGATcacttagttttaaaccttTTAAATTCGAATAAAAAGAAACGTGACAACCCTAGGCctaaatacaacaaaaatacgcgtcaaaaatttaaaagtgtTAACTTGAAATTAAATAACGGCGCGttcaataaaaatgatttattagaATACAATAATAACTATAATTCAGAACAATTTCTACTGGAAAGAGGACCGAGTACGACAGTCAATCcatcaatgtgtaaacaaatacttttaaaagaacTTTACCGTGATTTGAACGAAGAAAATTTTACGTAA
- the LOC133532458 gene encoding uncharacterized protein LOC133532458 isoform X1: MFTLWFIIIFLNYLPIHFARSVDSDVEYLPHYVSDLAVNSDLEQQLKKKLAQKKKREERLHKLNEHIAKDTEYFEEIPHFAVNSFKGIRGKKARIENAFIKIVGMVGVKYTYKRDLDWRTWREVTYPKKKKEVICYRCQNIVNLAESNCTNCNIGGYWVIEDNQPRCSYEILFFKNSKELCIAHFWQLNKANSNSCPVVIPLDEIYSCGVPMITKYVVNPDYSKNVSERTLPAICQTRERCEFSTVYAVTPESIVFRIVNTTNNIIYSRIMKKNRKKYVCVDNCGIFNFDTMSAIRKEDHLVLNLLNSNKKKRDNPRPKYNKNTRQKFKSVNLKLNNGAFNKNDLLEYNNNYNSEQFLLERGPSTTVNPSMCKQILLKELYRDLNEENFT; the protein is encoded by the exons ATGTTTACGTTGtggtttataataatatttttaaattatttaccaaTACATTTTGCACGTTCGGTAGACAGTGATGTAGAATACTTGCCGCATTATGTTTCCGATTTAGCTGTAAATTCAGATCTTGAGCAACAGTTGAAGAAAAAGCTTGCTCAGAAAAAGAAAAGGGAAGAAAGACTTCATAAGTTAAACGAACATATAGCTAAGGACACTGAATATTTTGAGGAAATACCACATTTTGCAGTAAACAGTTTTAAGGGTATAAGGGGCAAGAAAGCACGTATTGAAAATGCTTTCATTAAAATTGTAGGTATGGTTGGTGTCAAGTACACGTACAAAAGGGACTTAGACTGGAGGACATGGAGAGAAGTAACTTATCCCAAGAAAAAAAAGGAAGTAATATGTTACAGGTgtcaaaatattgtaaatttagCTGAAAGTAATTGTACCAACTGCAATATAGGAGGATATTGG gtaATTGAGGATAACCAGCCACGATGTTCCTATGAAATACTTTTCTTCAAAAATAGTAAAGAGTTGTGTAttgcacatttttggcaattaaatAAAGCGAATTCAAACTCCTGCCCAGTTGTGATTCCCTTAGATGAAATATATAGTTGTGGAGTGCCaatgataacaaaatatgtaGTCAATCCGGATTACTCGAAAAACGTTTCTGAACGTACTTTACCCGCCATTTGTCAAACGCGGGAAAGGTGCGAATTTTCAACTGTTTATGCT GTAACCCCAGAAAGCATAGTATTCAGAATTGTAAATACAACAAACAACATAATCTACTCTAGAATCATGAAaaagaacagaaaaaaatacgtGTGCGTCGATAACTGTGGCATATTTAATTTCGACACTATGAGTGCTATAAGAAAAGAGGATcacttagttttaaaccttTTAAATTCGAATAAAAAGAAACGTGACAACCCTAGGCctaaatacaacaaaaatacgcgtcaaaaatttaaaagtgtTAACTTGAAATTAAATAACGGCGCGttcaataaaaatgatttattagaATACAATAATAACTATAATTCAGAACAATTTCTACTGGAAAGAGGACCGAGTACGACAGTCAATCcatcaatgtgtaaacaaatacttttaaaagaacTTTACCGTGATTTGAACGAAGAAAATTTTACGTAA